The Acidimicrobiales bacterium DNA segment CGCCAGCCGGAACGGCGACTTCTCGGCGATGCAGTGATCCATCTCGACGAGGTAAGCAACCTGCGCCCGCTCTGCGAGGTCGTCGAAGGGCGCGAACGCCGAGAGGTCGATCTCCACAGGGGTTACTTTGCCGTAATGCGCATTGGACTGACCGGCGGAGGCAGCAGTGCCGACCGCATCGTCGAGCAGGCACAGCAGGCCGAGGCCGACGGGTTCAGCCATCTGTGGTTCCCGAGCGCCGTGCTGGGCGACCCACTGGCGCCGATGGCCCTGGCGGGCAAGGCGACCACGTCGATCGAACTCGGCACCTCCGTCCTCGTAACCTACGCCTGCCACCCGATCCTCCAGGCCAACCGCGCCTTGTCGACGGCGGCGACCATGGACCGGCCGGGGCTCACCCTCGGCGTCGGTCCGTCGCACAAGCCCGTTGTCGAGGACTACCTCGGCTTGTCGTACGAGGGTGTCGGCGCGCACACCGAGACCTACGCCAAGACCGTCGGCGCCCTCCTCAAGGACAAGCCGGTGACCTTCATGCTCTCGGCGCTGGCGCCGCGGCTGCTGCGCGTTGCCGGCGAGCACGCCGACGGCACCATTCTGTGGATGGCCAACGCCAAGGCGGTGGCGTCCCACGTCGCGCCGCGCATCACCAAGGCGGCGGCCAACGCCGGCCGACCGGCGCCGCGCATCGTGGCGGGCCTGCCCGTTGCCGTGTGCGACGACGCCGCCGAAGGTCGTGCGCAGGCAGCGAAGGACTTCGCCAACTACGGCGAGTTGCCGAATTACCGCCGCATCCTCGACATCGGCGGCGCCGCCGAACCGGCCGACGCCGCCATCGTCGGCGACGAAGCATCGGTCACCGCGCAGATCACGGCGCTGTTCGAGGCCGGCGCCACCGACGTGTGGTGCGCGCCTTTCGTGGTCGGCGAGGCCAGAAGCGCGTCGCGCCGGCGCACGCGCGACCTCCTGAACGAACTGGCGGGCGCGTAGCCCGACGTTTTCCCAGCATCAGTCCACAGTGTGGACTCTTCCCCAGTTTCGCGACGCGACGACCCGAACGGGTACAGCGCGACAAGCGCCGCTGAGCCGAACTCCTCGGCGGATTTGGCTCCAACCCTCAGTAACCCGGATCCGATCGTCGTGAAGGTGGAGATTCACGCGGCGCGCGGGGAACCGACGACTTCGTTCGGATCGCGTTCCTGCGGGGACGTCTCGACCGAACCGACGCCACGAAGGTAGTCCTCAACTCGTTGGGTTTCTCCGCCGATAGGCGGACGTGCGCCTTCTGCTTCGCCGCGTCAACCGCGGCCTGTGCGTTGCCGGAGTCGTCGCCGCGGTCGGCGCCGCGACGTTCGGGTTGCCGGCGGGCGCGGCACAACCAGGCGGCAACGGAGAGATCGTCTTCACGCGGCGGATGCCTGACTACCGATACGAGCTGTTCGCCGTAAACCCGGACGGCACCGGCCTCCACCCGCTCACGCAGGCGCCGGAGCAAGCAGCGTTCCCCAGTTTCTTCGCCGCCGGTTCGAAGATCGCCTACTCCGGCGACCTCGCTGCCACGATGAACCCCGATGGATCGGGGAAGCAGGCACTACCGGGCATCGCTCCCCGGCTCTACTTGCGCGTATCGCCCGACGGCACGCACTTCATGTACGAGGCCGGCGACGACTCAAACGCGAAGATCGAAACGGTCAACTTCGACGGCTCGGGAACCCACCGCCTGTTCCCCGACAGCGGCGAGGGCGAATGGTTTCCGACGTGGGCACCCGACAGCCGTCGCATCGCCTACATCAGGATCCCGAGCAGCGGACGTCGCGAAGTGTGGGTCACCGACAGCGACGGCGCGAACGCACACTTCGTCGCCGCACTTCCTCCGTTCTCCGGGTCCAGTCCACCGTCGTTCTCGCCCGACGGGCATCGCATCGCGTTCGCGGGCACCGAGTATCTCGGTGACGGCGTCTATCAGCCACACCTCTTCCTCGTGGGCGACGCCGGCGGCGAGGTCACGGACGTTCCCGTAACACTGCCCGCGACCGGTTTCGGGTCGCCCAGCTTTTCGCCCGACGGACAGCGGCTGGTGTTTGCGGCGAGTGGCGCAAGCCCCGGCCTGTACAGCGTGGCTATCGACGGTACGAATCTCATCCAGCTGACCTCTGGTTCCGATGATGATGACCCGCAGTGGCAGCCGCTGACCGCCGCGAACCTTCCGACAACGACCACCACCACGACCTCGACGACCTCGACGACAGTGCTGAGCAATGCCGCGCCGAAGCCGATCATCACGCTGGCGACGAGCGGCCGAACGCTGCAAGTCAGTGGCGCCCGCTCGACTGATCCCGACGGCACGGTCGCGTCCTACCAATGGCTGTGGGGCGACAAAGCAGGCGGCACCGCTCGGACGAAGTCGGCGACGCACACATACGCCTACGCCGGCACCTACCGCGTGGTGCTCACGGTCACCGACGACGACGGCGCAACGGCCTCGACCGAGACCTGGGTGCACGTCAACTAGCGCGCCGGCGGGTCAGCCAATGCTTGCCCGACGGACTTTGTGTATCGGAGCGCGCACCGTCGCGCATTCAGATACACAAAGTCGGCACCGGCTCACATTGCCGGGTATCGCGGTAGCGTCCGCGGCGATGGCGCCGCGCAGTTTTCTCCTGACCGACGAACTCCACGCCTACCTGCTGGCGCATATGGCGCCGCTCGACGAGGTCGCGCAGTCGCTCATCGACGCGACCGTCGCCCTCGGTGGCGTGAGCGGCATGCAGATCGCACCCGACCAGGGCGCGTTCCTGGCGCTGTTGGTGAAGCTGACGGGCGCGCGCCGGTGCATCGAAGTCGGCACGTTCACCGGCTACTCCGCACTGTGCGTGGCCCGCGCGCTACCCGGCGACGGCACGCTGCTGTGCTGCGACGTCAGCGACGAGTGGACGCGCATCGGGCGCGAGCACTGGGCACGCGCCGGCGTCGATCACAAGATCGACCTGCGGATCGCGCCCGCGGTCGACACGCTGCGGGCGCTCCCCCGCGACGAGCAGTTCGACTTCGCGTTCGTCGACGCCGACAAGCCGAACTACGTCAACTACATAGAGGAAATCGTGCCGCGATTGCGGTCGAATGGCGTGTTGCTCGTGGACAACGTGTTGTGGGGCGGTGCGGTGATCGACGCCAGCAACACCGACGACAACACCGTCGCCATTCGCCGCACCAACGATTTCGTGGCCGCCCACCCCAATCTCGAGTCCGTCATCCTGCCGGTGGCCGACGGGCTCACGATCGCCCGCAAGCGGTAGCGCACGACCGTGCGCGAGGCCCTGCTGCACGAGCTGCGGTCGGTGGCCGACGCCGCGGCCCGCGGCACCGGCGCGATCGTGCTGCTCACCGGCGAAGCCGGCATCGGCAAGACGAACGTCACGCGCGCGGCGACGCGCGCGCTCGGTGAGGGGTGGCGCGTCACGTATGGCAACTGCGTCGCCGACCGCAGCGCGCCGCCGTTCTGGCCGTGGCTCGAGTTGGTGACGGCGCCCGATACCGACGCCTCGGTCGACGAAGTGTTCGGCTCGGCCGCCGCGGGCGCCGAGCGCTTTGCCCAGCTCAACCGCATGCGCGACGAAATCCTGGCGGCGGCGCGACAACGACCCCTCCTCCACGTGATCGAGGATCTCCAGTGGGCCGACGTGGCCTCGCTGCGATTGCTCGCCCACGTGGGCACCGTCGTCGACACCGCGCCGCTGCTCGTCCTGGCGACGCTGCGCACCGGTGAACCGATCGCCAACGCGCTCGACGACGCCCTCGAGGACGTGCGCCGCTCGGCCGAGGTGCGCCCCGTCCCCCCACTCGACCACGACGACGTCGCCGCTCTGCTGCACGCCGCCAACGTCGACGCCGCGGCCGACCTCGTGGGCCTCGTGTGCGAACGGACCGGCGGCAACGCGCTGTACGTCACCGAGCTGGTGCGCTCGGTGCGGGCTGATCAGCACGACGACCGCCTGCGCGAGCAACTCAGCGGCAACGTGCCGACCCGCGTGTCCGAACTGATCGCCCGTCGCCTCGACCGGCTGCCGGCGCCGGTGGCCGACCTCGTAGTGCACGCCAGCGTGCTCGGCAGCGCGGGCGACACGCGCGCGCTGGCGGAGACGCACGGCGTGTCGGTCGACGACGCCCTCGACCTGCTCGAACAGGCACGCGCCGCCCGCCTCGTCGAGACGGCTACCGGCGCCCGCTGGCAGTTCCGGCACGCGCTCGTGCGCGACGCCGTGTACAGCACACTGACGGCCGCGGAGCGCGCCCGGCTGCACGCCGGCGCATTGCAGGCGGCGCTCACCCACGACACCGCGCCACCGGCGTTGCTCGCCCATCACGCGTTCGCCGCCGTCCCGCTGGTCGAGCCACTCCGCGCCGCCGAACTCGCGGTGCGCGCCGGCGAAGCGGCGCGGGCCCACCACGCCCACGAGGAGGCGCTGCGCTGGTTCGACCTGGCGCTCGACTCCACCGGCGACGCCGGCAACCCAGCGCGCCCCGAGTGGCTCGTTCTCGCCGGCGAGGCGCGCCGGCACATCGGCGACGTGACGACCGCGCAACAACGCTTCCTCGCAGCGGCCGAGACCACCGACGACCCCGGGCTACTGGCGCGGGCTGCGCTCGGTTACGCCGACCCGGGCGCCGATCTCGGCATCGCCTACCGGAGCAGCGACCCGATGACCGCAGACCTGCTCGACCGCGCCCTCGCCGCGCAGCCGGCGGGGGCCGACTCGGTGATGCGCGTGCGCCTCCAGTCGCGCCTCGCGGCTGAGCTGTACTTCTCCCACGACCGCGCCCGCGGCCAGTCGCTCATCGCCGACGCCTTGGCCGGCGCCCGTCGCCTCGGCGACCAGCGGGCCATGGTCATCGCCGGCGCGGTCAACCACGACGCCTTCGTCGTCGGGCAGCGCCCGCTCGACGAGCAGCTACAGGGCTCCGCCGACCTGTTGGCCCTGGCGCGCGCGTCCGGCTCTCCCCTCGCCGTGCTCACCGCCCATCGCGCCCGCGTGTTCGACCACTTGGCCGCGGGCGACATCGCCGGCGTCGACGCGGAGATCCTCGAGTTCCGTCGCGTGCTCGGGACCTACGGCGACGCGCCGGCGCTGGCGTGGTGGCCGGCGCTGTGGTCGGCGATGCGCACGCTGCTCCAGGGCCCGCTCGAAGACGCGGAGTCGCGTGCCACCGCCGCGTTCGAGATCGGCCGTGTGTCGTCGCCTACCAACTCGTTCACCAACCTGTCGTTCCAGCTGTTCTTCCTGCGCCGCCAGCAAGGCCGCTTCGCGGAGGTCGAGCAGGCGACGCGCGACTTCGTAGCGTCGAACCCCG contains these protein-coding regions:
- a CDS encoding LLM class flavin-dependent oxidoreductase yields the protein MIHLDEVSNLRPLCEVVEGRERREVDLHRGYFAVMRIGLTGGGSSADRIVEQAQQAEADGFSHLWFPSAVLGDPLAPMALAGKATTSIELGTSVLVTYACHPILQANRALSTAATMDRPGLTLGVGPSHKPVVEDYLGLSYEGVGAHTETYAKTVGALLKDKPVTFMLSALAPRLLRVAGEHADGTILWMANAKAVASHVAPRITKAAANAGRPAPRIVAGLPVAVCDDAAEGRAQAAKDFANYGELPNYRRILDIGGAAEPADAAIVGDEASVTAQITALFEAGATDVWCAPFVVGEARSASRRRTRDLLNELAGA
- a CDS encoding PKD domain-containing protein; this encodes MRLLLRRVNRGLCVAGVVAAVGAATFGLPAGAAQPGGNGEIVFTRRMPDYRYELFAVNPDGTGLHPLTQAPEQAAFPSFFAAGSKIAYSGDLAATMNPDGSGKQALPGIAPRLYLRVSPDGTHFMYEAGDDSNAKIETVNFDGSGTHRLFPDSGEGEWFPTWAPDSRRIAYIRIPSSGRREVWVTDSDGANAHFVAALPPFSGSSPPSFSPDGHRIAFAGTEYLGDGVYQPHLFLVGDAGGEVTDVPVTLPATGFGSPSFSPDGQRLVFAASGASPGLYSVAIDGTNLIQLTSGSDDDDPQWQPLTAANLPTTTTTTTSTTSTTVLSNAAPKPIITLATSGRTLQVSGARSTDPDGTVASYQWLWGDKAGGTARTKSATHTYAYAGTYRVVLTVTDDDGATASTETWVHVN
- a CDS encoding O-methyltransferase, with product MAPRSFLLTDELHAYLLAHMAPLDEVAQSLIDATVALGGVSGMQIAPDQGAFLALLVKLTGARRCIEVGTFTGYSALCVARALPGDGTLLCCDVSDEWTRIGREHWARAGVDHKIDLRIAPAVDTLRALPRDEQFDFAFVDADKPNYVNYIEEIVPRLRSNGVLLVDNVLWGGAVIDASNTDDNTVAIRRTNDFVAAHPNLESVILPVADGLTIARKR
- a CDS encoding AAA family ATPase, which produces MREALLHELRSVADAAARGTGAIVLLTGEAGIGKTNVTRAATRALGEGWRVTYGNCVADRSAPPFWPWLELVTAPDTDASVDEVFGSAAAGAERFAQLNRMRDEILAAARQRPLLHVIEDLQWADVASLRLLAHVGTVVDTAPLLVLATLRTGEPIANALDDALEDVRRSAEVRPVPPLDHDDVAALLHAANVDAAADLVGLVCERTGGNALYVTELVRSVRADQHDDRLREQLSGNVPTRVSELIARRLDRLPAPVADLVVHASVLGSAGDTRALAETHGVSVDDALDLLEQARAARLVETATGARWQFRHALVRDAVYSTLTAAERARLHAGALQAALTHDTAPPALLAHHAFAAVPLVEPLRAAELAVRAGEAARAHHAHEEALRWFDLALDSTGDAGNPARPEWLVLAGEARRHIGDVTTAQQRFLAAAETTDDPGLLARAALGYADPGADLGIAYRSSDPMTADLLDRALAAQPAGADSVMRVRLQSRLAAELYFSHDRARGQSLIADALAGARRLGDQRAMVIAGAVNHDAFVVGQRPLDEQLQGSADLLALARASGSPLAVLTAHRARVFDHLAAGDIAGVDAEILEFRRVLGTYGDAPALAWWPALWSAMRTLLQGPLEDAESRATAAFEIGRVSSPTNSFTNLSFQLFFLRRQQGRFAEVEQATRDFVASNPDIPAVRVALIFLLAEIGRLDEARTMLGAIDDKALLALHDRNWPASWFQLARAAECTGSRELARTLLDTAPSERCVMVSLATVCLGATDRARAWLHATLGEADNASELHAAADALDAQLGARGWLQAPPSPRPQPAAAVFLRQGAAWEVTFGASTTRLVHSRGLVDLAVLLQRPNEAVSVLELLGDGADATSSRGPAALDDRARREIRDRMHALDAAIADAESADDGERAALAREELQQLAEHVARDLGLGGRARRVDDPVERARKTVSTRIRRAIATVKAAHPDLGRHLERSVDTGTWCAYRPAEPIRWTT